TTGAGATTAAAGATTTGCTTGACCGGATAAGGGAGGAGATAAAAGCAGGCAATTTCAATACAGGAGAAATGGAGAGCATTTTAGATAGTATCTTAAGAAGCCATAATGACAAGGAAGAGAATTTGCTTTACCCTTGGATTGACCAGTCAATTAAAGAGGAGGAGAGAAAGGCGATTTTTAATAAGATAAAAGAGATCACCCCGCCTAATACTTGCGGTTGTTCGCATTAGAGATTCGGCTCTTTAGTTATACACATAATTATATTTATTTTTGGATTTAAAAAAGTTATTATAGAAATATAATGAAAAAAGCTATAATTCTTTCCACCGTATCTTTCTTGGTATCTTTCGGGGCATTTATTTATATTTTGAAAAGAGTAGCTACTCCGGATTTATTTGTTCATAATCATTTATTGCATGGCGCGGTGATGATTGCTGTATGCCTCGTCTCATTTTTTGCGGCATATCGCGCTTATGTTTCTTATTCATATTCTAAAAACGTTTATGAATTGTTTTTAGCGCTAGCTTTTTATATATTCGGCTTCATTTTCCTCGCTCACGGAGTTTTTGTGCCAGGTTTTTTATTTTTTGATGAGATGCTCTTTGATATATTTGAGCATACCGGATTGTTTCTTGGCTCCATTCTGTTTTTAGGGTTAGGCTTATCTCTATCTAAATGGAGAGAAGATATCTATAATAAAAGATCAAAAATTATTGCAGGTTTTATTGCCGCGACTGTCGCTTATCCTATTTTTATATTAGGGACACCGCCTATAGCTGAATATATAGGTTCCAAACTTGATATAATCACCGGTCTGACGGCAATCTCGTTCTTAATAAGCGCCCTTATATTATTGGTAAGGTACAAGGATGCCATAACTAACCTGATTTTATGCCTTATTGTAAGTTTTTCTATCTTGATAAATATCGGAATCATTCCTTTCTTTTATGAAGAATGGAATATCGTGTGGTGGTATTTTCATATATTAACATTAGTCGCTTTCTTGATTATTTTAACGGGCCTTCTCCGTACTGATAAATATAGGATAACTAATAATGGTTGATAGATTATATTATAATTATTTATAATTTTCATTTATCTCCATCTCTATAAGATTTCTCGGCCTGCCATATTTAAGACTTGAGAATTCTTTTATTTTTTCCGGCAATTGATAATCTCCATTCTTAAATGCAAATGTTTTTAAGTTGAATGGCTTGGCTGGTTGTCCGTTTACAAGCAGTTTTACATACGCATTGTAATTATCAATGTTTATAAGATCGCGTGCAGAGAAAGTCGGCTCAAATTGCGTTTTGAGGAATTCCGCGTCTTCGGCACCCACTCGGAAAGAGGCGATAGAGCCGACATTGCCGAATATCGCTTTCCTGATATTTTCCTCAATCTGTCCTATGAATTGGTTGGCGACGATAAGGTCAAGATGATATTTTCTGGCCTCTGACAATATGGTTGATATTGAATCTGTAGTGACATTTTGGAATTCGTCTATGTATAGGTAGAAGTCCTTACGTTCTCTCTCCGGCATATTTACTCGAGAGAGGGAAGCCATCAAGATTTTGCCGACAATTATAAGCCCTAGAAGATTTGAATTTAGATCGCCAAGCCGTCCTTTGGATAGGTTAATGAGGAGTATTTTTTGGTCGTCCATTATTCTTCTGAAGTTGAAAGAAGAATTTTTCTGGACTAATATCGGCCTCATAACATCGTTTGATATGAATGTGTCAAACTTGCTTGTGATATAAGGAACAATATTTGAAAGAGAGGCTTCACCGCCGGCTTTCTCCGCCACATCGCGCCAAAATGATTTTACCACAGGGTTAAGGCAGGCGGCGATTTTTCTGTCACGGAAATCTTTGTCTGATAAGACTCTGGATATATCAATAAGAGTTGCCGTTGACTTGGGGTCGTCTATTGCAAGCATTGTCGCGTTCCTGAAGTATTGTTCAAACATCGGTCCTCCGGCGACTTTCATATCAAACAGCTTATTGAATATCCCCAATAGTTCGTTTACCACGAAAGTTTTCTGGTCCGGATAGAGAGGGTCATACTCAAGCATGTTGAGACCCATCGGCATCGCAGTATTTGCCGGGTCAAAGTAGATTACATCTTCAATTCTTTCTTTCGGTATTATACTTAAAATATCTTCTATATCTGAGCCATGCGGGTCTATATAACAGACGCCTCTTCCTTCTTTAATATCTTGCGCAATCATATTTTTCATTAGACTTGTCTTTCCGGTGCCAGTTTGTCCTATAATGTATAAATGCCTCCGTCTGTCATCTTCCCCAATATAGACAAGGTTTTTGTCCCCGTGGAAATTGTTCTCACCAACCACAACTCCATCTTCCGGCATATTTTGAGGCGCAGGCGCTTCGTTTAGCCTGGCTTGCTTTAAGTGCGGAGAAGAAGTTATCCCGACTGGGAAATGGAAAATGCTGGTTAACTCAGCCGTATTTAAAGGGATAATCATTTTTTTATTAAAAAGACGAAAAGAGAATTCCAAAAATAAGTTTCTTAAGGCTTTACCTTTTAATCTCTTGAATTTTAGACTATTTCCGTGAGGAGCGCTAAATTGCAGAAACGCGCTTTCTATTTCATTTAAAATTGATTCGGCTTTGCCTTTGTCGCGCGAAGAGGCGATGAGGCGTATATTTGATGATAATATATGGCGTGACGCTTTCTCTTCAAGGAGTTTTTTTATTTCTTCGTCTGCGGTTATCGGGTCTTTATTCTCGTCTTTTTTCTTAGGAGTATTCCCTAAAATTATTTCATCAATAAGGCTGAAGACGGCGTCAAGCCACCCTTCTTTAGACATAGCTTTGCTTAGAGTTTCTCCTTTTCTGACTTTATCAAGAGTTGATTTTACTTTTTTAAGAAGAAAAGTGTTTGGCGCGGGTGAAACTACGAGTTGAAGCGCGGCTCCTTCTCCTTCTTTTTTCAATTTTGAAAAAGTGTTGATGATTGTAGAGAGCGGATCGGCATTAAACTTATCATATGTTTTTATCGGCAGAACATCATAAGTTGAAAGAGAACCGATCGCGCCGGCATTTTCTCCTTCATATCTGAATATATTATAATCATCTTTAACCTCTCTTAATTTCGCGCTTGGAAAAAGCGCGTGAAGGTGTTTTTCAAAAATTTGTATTTTGGCTCTTGGCACGGCGGAGAAGAATGAAACTTCTGTCCCGTTTGCTGGTAGTCCGATCTCTAAAACAAAATACGGGTTATCTTCAAACCATGATCCTTTCATATCTTTTATCGCAATCATGCCTGAATAGAATTCCTCCATTACGGAGATGATGTCTTTGAATGTTTTTGTCTGGTCTTTTTCTGCTTCTTGGTGGGGGAGTGTGATCTCCACCAGAGCCATATTCAGAGACCATATCAGGCGGTGCTTGAAACTTGAACGATGAAGAAAGAATAAAATCAACCAATATATTAATACTAAAAGTATTCCCAATATTAAGGCAATAAGCACAATGTCGTATGGAATGGAAGATGAATTAAATGGTAAATTTTTTATCATTTATGATTAATTGGCATTTTCTGATATTTTTCTGGCAAGCGCTCTTTCAAAATCATCTAATAAATGAGCATTGCCTGTTTTTGATATTAGATTAACGGCATTGATGATGCCTTTTTCTTTAGCAAGATTTAATAATTCAATTATTTGCCGGTCATGCTCTTCGGCCGGCAAATCAAAAATTGATGCATTATGTTTTCCCAGCTCTTCGGTATTTGGAACATACTTATATTCTTCATGAAGCGTCTCTTTAGGCGCTTTTTTTGTGTGTTCTTTTACCGCTTCAATAACAGCCTCTTTGTTTCCTTCGGGAGAGACTGTTTTTAGCTCTTCAATCCGCTTTTTTAATGACTCAATCTCTTCTTCGGGCGATCTAAATTGTTTTGATTGTTCCGGTGTATTTAACATTGATTAAATTATAGCACTTTAAGACAGTAAAATGAAAGGGTTTTTCCACTGATTTTTAAAGAGCCAGTGGACAAGTTTATTTTTTTGTTTTTTAAGTTGCTTTTTTAGCGTTCTCCACTTCCTTTGGCTCGCAATGTTTTGTTATAATGCCAATACAAATTATAAATATTAATTCTCCCCTTATTTTTCTTTTTTAATTTTTAATTAGAGATGAAAAATAAGGGGAAGCACTAAAAAATATGGTTAAAGGAGTTGAGGCCACAAAAAACGTTTCCAAACTTATAAAAAGCATAAAGAAACGCGACGGGAAGATTGTCCCTTTTGATATTAACAGGATTTCAAGTGCCGTGGGCAAAGCGATGAAATCTACCGGTGAGGGAGGAGAGTTTGACGCTCATAGAATAGCTGAAAAGGTAGTTCTTTATCTATATAAAACCAATATTAAGAATAAGTATTTCATCCCTACTGTGGAGGAAGTCCAAGATACTGTGGAAAGGGAGCTTATCTGGGAAGATTTTGCCGATACTGCCAAGGCTTATATTATTTATCGCGACAGGAGGGCGCAAGTGCGCGCGCAAGAATCGCAGGTTCCTGAAAATGTGAAGAAGCTTACGGAAGAAAGCAGTAAATATTTTAAAAATCAATTGGCGGAATTTATTTTCTATAGAACTTATGCCAGATGGGTTGAAAGTGAAGGAAGAAGAGAGACGTGGATTGAAACTGTTGACCGCTATATTGATTTTATGAAAGAGAATTTAAAAGGCAAACTTAGCGATGTTGAATATAAAGAAGTGAGAGAAGCGATATTAAGGCAAGATGCGATGCCATCTATGAGGCTGTTTCAATTTGCCGGCAAGCCGGCGCGTGAGACGAACGTTTGCGCTTACAACTGTTCATTTATCGCTCCTTCAAGATTGCAGGACTTCGGAGAGATTATGTATATTTTAATGTGTGGAACAGGTCTTGGTTTTTCTGTTGAGAGCAGGAATGTTCAAGCATTACCGCAGATAAAAGAACAAAGCGGTAAGAAACTTCCGGTATATGTTATTGCTGATAGTAAAGAAGGCTGGGCTGATGCTATTGTTCATGGGATGAAAACTTGGTTTGATGGGAATGATGTTGAGTTTGATTATTCAAAGTTGCGGCCAGCCGGAGCAAGGCTTAAGACTTTTGGAGGAAGATCATCCGGTCCTGATCCATTAAGACAGGTGCTTGAGTTTACCCGCGAGAAGATATTGAAGAAACAGGGCAGGAGGCTCTTAAATATAGATGTGCATGATATTGTATGCAAAATAGGCGAAGTGGTTGTTTCGGGCGGAGTGAGAAGAAGCGCCTTGATATCACTCTCAGACCTTGATGATGTGGAAATGCGAGACGCAAAGAAAGGACAGTTTTATCTGGCAGAACCACATAGAATGCTTGCGAATAATTCCGCTGTTTATTTAGAAAAGCCAAGCAATGAAGAGTTTATGGATGAATGGGTGGCTCTTATGAAGAGTCGTTCCGGCGAAAGGGGCATATTCAATAGAGGGGGGTTATTAAAAACTATTCCGGAAAGACGTATTAAGGTTTTAGGAGGACATATTAATGACTTGGGGGTTAATCCTTGCGGAGAGATAATTCTTCAACCAAGGCAATTTTGCAACCTTTCTGAAATAGTGGCGCGCGCCATAGATGATGAGAAAAGTCTTTTAAAGAAGATGAAGATCGCGGTTATTTTAGGGACTTATCAGTCTACTCTCACAAATTTTAAATATCTTTCTAAAGAATGGAAAGAAAATTGCGAGAAAGAACGGTTGCTTGGCATTTCTATTACCGGCCAGTGGGATTGCCCGGCTGTCCGTGACGGAAAAGTGTTAGAAAAGCTTAAAAATGAAGCGGTCAGATTAAATAAAATATATGCCAAAAAGTTTGGCGTGAATCAATCCACTTCCATTACTTGCATTAAACCGTCAGGCACACTTTCTCAGCTTGTGGATTCTTCATCAGGAATGCATCCAAGGCACGCAAAGTATTATATAAGGCGTGTAAGGATTTCAGCTACAGATCCTTTATTTAAAATGATGAAAGATCAGAAGTTCCCATATAAGCCGGAAGTCGGCCAGAATATGGACGAAGCTCATACTTTCGTTTTAGAGTTTCCTGTTAAGGCGCCATCAGGGTCTATTTTTAAAGATGATATGAATGCGATAGAGCAATTGGAACACTGGAAGATGGTGAAGAATTATTATACAGAGCATAATCCTTCAGTGACTATCTCTGTGGGGGAGAATGAATGGCTTGGAGTCTCTAACTGGCTTTATGAGAATTGGGATCTTGTAGGTGGTTTATCGTTCCTGCCGAGGGAAGATCATGTCTACTTACTCGCTCCTTATGAAGCTATTAGTAAAGAAAGATATGAAGAGATGGTAAATAAGCTAGGGAAGATTGATTTTTCAAGAATCGTGTTGCATGAGGCGCAGGATAACACTGAAGTAAAAAAAGAGCTTGCATGCGCCGCAGGTACTTGCGAGATATAGGACTTACCCCGTCGCTCCTGCCTACCGGCAGGCAGGCGCGAGCGACGGGGTTGCATATTTGCTAATATAGTGGTATAATTTAATATAGTTTACGTTGGGTAATCGCTCTGTTTTTAAAAAACAGGGAGGAAAGTCCGAACACCCTCCAATCCGCTCCGCCAGCTGGCGGACGGATTGAGAGAAGTAAGCAGAGGGTAATACCCTCCGCTCCAGCAGTGATGTTGGGGTAGGGAAATCCCGATTTTGATTTATCAAAATCGAGGACACTCGACCAGTAAGGTCGGTGGTGCCACAGAGACAATACTAGTCCGCCTCGGCGGACAAAAGGTGAAAAGACTGAAGGTGTTCCGCCGGTTAGCGGATGCTACCTCAGTGTTATAATCGGCAACGATTATAAGTGGTAAACCCTGTTTGGTGCAAGGCCGTGTTGCCAGCGCTTCGCATTGGAAATCCGAAACTCGAATATCGAAATTCGAAACAAATACTAAAATTCAAAATTGTTTCGTGCTTCGGATTTATGATTTCGTGCTTCCAATGCGTAGCGTTGGCAGAGTGCCGCTTGATTCCGCTTGGCAACTGGCGGAACAGATAAATGATTATCGCTGTTTTTACTCTCGGGTAAATTCAGTACAGAATTCGGCTTATAGACGTAAACATGAATAAATGAAAAATCCATCTTAACGGGTGGATTTTTCATTTATTCATCAATAATGAGTCTTTTGTTTGTTGATATTTTGAAATTATTTTTCTTTATAAAGGATTCTATTTCAGGGATTCTATAAATGCGATAATTATTTTTTGAGTCTCTTTTTGCTTCGAATTTTCCGATTTCGTCCCATATTCTTAAAGTCTGTGGAGATACTCCTAAAAGAAGCGAGGCCTCTTTGATTGTAAGATACTTTATCCCCATGCGTCTTTTCATATATTATATCGTATAATACTTTAATCGGTTTTTGAAGTGTTTTTGTTAAAATGGTAAAAAGAATATTGGATTTTGTGTATAAGGGTTTTGACGGCTTACATGAAGCGGCGCTTCTTCTGGCATTATCCGCTTTGGGTTCTCAGATTTTGGCGCTGTTTCGCGACAGGCTTCTTGCCGGTAAGTTTGGCGCAGGGTTAGAGCTTGATATATATTATGCATCTTTTAGGATTCCGGATTTGGTATATGTTTTTGCCGTCTCTTTAATTGTCTCAGTTTCTGTATTGATACCGGTCTTTTTAGGTAAACTTTCTGATGAGAAGAAAACAAAAAATGAAAGAAAAGAGGAAGCTTCTCGGTTTATAAATTCAGTTTTTAGTATTTTTATGATACTAATACTTTCTTTGGCAGTAATTTTATTCTTTTTTGTTCCTTATCTGGTGAAATTTATCGCCCCTGGTTTTGGCGAAAATGAAGCGAAAGAAATTATCGCCCTGACGAGGATCCTTCTTCTTTCTCCTGTTTTTTTGGGGCTTTCGGGAATACTCTCAAGTATTACTCAATCTTTCAATAAATTTTTTATTTATGCTCTTGCGCCGATATTTTATAATTTGGGGATAATATTTGGGATTATTTTCTTGTATCCTGTTTTTGGGTTAAACGGACTCGCCACGGGGGTATTATTTGGCGCTTTTCTCCATTTTGCAATTCAGATTCCTGTCGTATATAAACTTGGTTTCTTGCCGAGGTTTGAGATAGTAAGAAACCTTTCTGACATAAAGAAAGTTTTTCTGCTCTCTCTTCCGCGTGCTTTCGGTCTCTCGGTTACTCAGTTTGTGATTACCATATTCGTGGCTTTGGCTTCTAAGATAAGTATCGGCAGTATTACTGTTTTTACTTTTGCTTTCAATCTTCAGTCTGTATCTCTTGCTGTGATAGGGGCGAGTTATTCAGTAGCCGCTTTTCCGACTTTAGCGCGCTTTTTTACAGAGAACAGAAGAGAAGAATTTTTGAATCACATATTGATAGCCGGAAGACATATCATCTTTTGGTCTGTGCCTTTGGCAGGGCTTTTCATCGTGCTTAGGGCTCAGATTGTCAGGGTAATATTGGGGACAGGCGCTTTTGACTGGGCTGACACGAGGCTTGTGGCAGCGGCTTTAGCTGTATTTATTTTTTCGCTTGTCTCTCAGAGTCTAGTACTTTTATTTGTTCGCGGTTATTATGCTTCAGGCGAAACGAAGAAGCCGATAATTATCAATATTGTTTCCTCAGTTATTATAATTATTTCAGCTTTTCTCTTTATAAGGTTATTTAATTCTTTTCCTTTCATTCGTATTTTCTTTGAAGACCTTTTAAGGATCAATGGCGTTGATGGTTCAACAGTGATAGCTTTGCCGATTGCTTATTCATTCGGAGTGCTTTTAAACGGTATTATATTATGGAGAATTTTTGAAAAAGATTTTGGCAGGTTATCCGGCTTACGCAGGGTGAGTGCCCAATCGGTTGCTTCAACTGTTGTTATTGGCGTAGTAGCTTATGTATCTCTTTCTGTATTTAATAATATTTTTGATATAAATACTTTTATAGGGATATTTTTTCAAGGATTATTGTCAGGGATGATAGGTATTGTGGCTGGAGTCAGCGTGTTGCTTATTCTTAAAAATAGGGAATTGGAAGAAATCATCAAGTCTTTTCGCCATAAATTTTGGCGAACCAAGCCTATTGCTCCACAGCCTGAGGAGTTGTAAAAATATTTAAATAGTAAGATAATGGATAATTATAGATGTTAACTAATAAAAAATATGCTATCAAACATACCTATAAATTTAGATGAAGTTAAAAAAGAGGATATAGATAAAGAGATACTTAGAGTGGCGATAATTGCCGAGCTTGATGCTGTTAGTTTATATGAACAGCTTGCCGCCAATACTCAAAGTGAAGATATTAAGAAAGTCCTGCTTGACGTGGCAAAAGAAGAGAAGACACATGTAGGCGAATTTCAAACATTGCTTTTAGGTATTGATAAAGAGCAAGAAAGAGAGCTTGAAGAAGGCAGGAAAGAGGTTGAAGAAGAATTAAAATAATTAAAGATAATAGCCCTGCTTTATAAATATTAACTGTCAAAATTATGGAGAATCTAATTAATAAAAAAGTAACTGATATGGAGTTTGAAGTGTATCAAAATGAAGACACAAAGAAGGTAAGATTAGCGGATTATAAAGGCAAGTGGGTGGCGCTGGTCTTTTATCCTGCGGATTTTACTTTTGTATGTCCGACAGAGCTTGAAGAGCTCGCCAATAGTTATGATCTTTTTAAGAAAGAAGGCGCGGAGATTATTTCGGTAAGCACTGATACGGTTTTTGTTCACAAGGCGTGGCATGACAATTCACCGGCTATTAAAAAGATTAAATACCCTATGGCGGCTGATCCTACAGGTAATCTCTCTAGGGAGTTTGGTGCATATATAGAAGAGGAGGGGCTTGCTCTAAGAGGAAGTTTCCTTATCAATCCAGAGGGCATAGTGAAGGCTTATGAGATTCATGACAACAGTGTCGGTAGGAGTGCTAGAGAGCTTCTGCGCAAGCTTCAGGCGGCAAAGTTTGTAGCAGAGCACTCTGGAAATGTGTGTCCGGCAAGTTGGGAACCGGGCAAGGATACTCTAAAGCCGGGAATGGACTTGGTGGGGAAGATATAAGCGATAACATAAAAATAATTTTAGAAATTGACTTCTTCCAGAACGGTCTCCGCCAGCTGGCGGAAGGGAAATTCTTCAGAAGTCAAATTTCTAAAATTATTTTTGACTTAATTATGAAATACGAAACAAAAAATTTTGAAGCACTTATCGGAACAGAGGGTTTCAGTGATACTCTTTTGAAAAATCATTTTACTCTTTACGAAGGATATGTGGCCAATTTTAATAAATTGAATGATATTCTTATTGCTATGGAAAAGGAAGATAAATTCGGCTCGCCGGAATTTGCGGAATTAAACAGAAGATTTGGGTGGGAATTTAACGGTATGAGACTTCACGAACTTTACTTTGGTAATATTTCAAAAGTGGGCAAAGAAATAAATAAAAATGCAGATCTCTATAAGAAAATTGAAGAAGAGTGGGGTTCTTATGATATGTGGGAGAAAGATTTTCGTTCAATGGGCGCGATGAGGGGGATCGGCTGGGTAATCTTGTACTATGATAAAGAGAGCGGAAGATTGTTTAATGTCTGGGTAAACGAACATGATGTTGGACACTTGTCTGGCGCTACGCCTCTTCTTGTGATGGATGTATTTGAACATGCTTTTCTCACGGACTATGGTTTAAAGCGGGCAGATTATATCGCGAACTTTATGAAGGTGATAGATTGGAATACTGTTGAATCAAGATTGCGATAAATACTAACCTTAAATGTCAATCCGCCACGGCGGATTGACATTTTTTGTTTTCTGGAAATTGAACTGTTTTTGATGTAGGATATAGTAGATGGAGACTAAAAATATAAGAAATTTCAGCATTATCGCTCACATTGACCATGGCAAATCAACTCTTGCCGATCGTTTGATAGACAAAACTAACGCTGTTGAAAAAAGGAAAATGAGAGAGCAGGTGCTTGATGTGATGGAGCTTGAGCGCGAGCGCGGTATCACTATAAAAATGCAACCCGTGAGGATGAGCTATAAGTTGCAGGATACAAACTATCAGCTAAATTTGATAGACACTCCCGGGCATATAGATTTCTCTTATGAGGTATCAAGGGCTCTAAAGGCTGTTGAGGGAACGATACTTCTTGTCGATGCTACTCAAGGAGTGCAAGCTCAGACTTTTTCCACTCTTGAGATGGCAGAGAAAAGCGGACTCGTCATTATCCCTGTTTTAAATAAGATAGATATGCCAGCCGCAAGAGTTGATGTTGTGTTGAAAGAAGTGATGGATCTTTTGGGTTGCGATGAAAAGGACGTGCTTAAAGTTTCGGCAAAGACAGGCGAAGGAGTAGATGAACTTATCGCAGAGATAATCAAACGTATTCCTGCTCCTGTTCACGGTTCTGAATCAGGGTCGCGAGCGCTTGTTTTTGACTTTGAATATTCCAATCATCAGGGCGTTATTGTGTATGCCAGAGTAACTGACGGCTCATTTAAGAAGGGCGATGAGCTCGTTTTGATTGCCGGTAAAGAAAAATTTATTGCCGGAGAGGTTGGCATCTTTACTCCAGAGAGGAAAGAAATTTCCATTTTAAACGAGGGCGAGACTGGTTATATCGTTACAAATATAAAAAAGCCGAATGTTGCCGTAGTCGGCGATACGGTTACTTCTTTTAAGAAGCCTCTTCCTCCTCTTTCCGGATATTTCAAGCCGAGCCCCGTTGTCTGGGCAAGTATTTATCCTGAAGGGCAAGATGATTTTGACGATTTAAAACAGGCTCTTATGAAGCTAAGCCTTTCTGATTCATCGCTTGAGTTTGAGGAAGAGACTCAGGGGGCGCTTGGGAGAGGATTTCGCTGCGGTTTTTTGGGAATGCTTCACTTGGAGATAGTGCTTGAGCGCCTAAAGAGAGAATTTTCTTTGGATCTTATAACCGCTTCGCCTACTATTTCTTATGAAGTGGAATTTGTTTCCGGCAAGAAAGAGATTATTCGTTCACCTATTTTTTTTCCGGAAACGCATTTAATTAAAAAAGTTTTTGAGCCGTGGGTTAATTTTGAGATTATTACCACCTCGGAAAAAGTGGGAGATATTATGAAGCTTTGTTACGAGCATGAGGCTCTGGTTGCAGACACAAATCAGTTTGGAAAAGAAAGGATTTCAATGAATGGAGAGATGCCTCTTCGCGAACTTATGAGAGGTTTTTTTGATAAGCTTAAGAGCGTATCTTCGGGGTATGCGTCTATCTCTTATAAAATAGGCGATATGAGGGAGGCTGATGTGGTGAAACTTGAGATACTTGTGGCCGATGAGCCGATTGTCGCCTTTACTAAAATAATATCAAGAAGGAGAGTAAACATAGAGGCAGAAGAAGCTGTTGAGAAACTGCATAAAATCTTGCCTAGGCAACTTTTTGTCATTAAAATCCAGGCCAAAGCGCTTGGCAGGATAATCTCTTCTCGGGCAATATCCGCGATGAAGAAAGATGTTACCGGATATCTTTACGGAGGAGATATCTCCAGGAAAAAGAAGTTATGGGAAAAACAGAAAAAAGGCAAGAAAAAAAAAGAGGCTTTTTCTAAGGTAAACATTCCTCAAGAAGTTTTCTTAAAGATGATGAAAAGTTAGAAGAGTGGCGCTATTGTAAATAGGACCATACCTATTACAGCAAGGAGTGATATGCTTATCCAGATAAGTTGACTCCTCTTTTTTTGTTTATTGGTTTTCATTGTCTGCTATAATATAACAATAATGAGAGAATTTCAACAAAGGAGAATATTGCGGCGCTTGATGTATTCTAATGTTTCCATCTTTTTTTTATTGGTGATTTTTATATTTTTTATTTTTTCTATCGCAGATGTTTATAATAAGAGCAGGGAGGCGATTAAGAAGAATGAAGAAGTCAGTAGTGAGTTAAATGATATAAAGTCAAAGAAGGATTATTTTGAAGCGGAGATAGATCGTCTTAATACTAATGCCGGTATTGAAGATGAGCTTCGTGATAAATTTCAGATAGCCAAACCGGGCGAGAGGGTGATCATTATCGTTGATGACAAGAAAGATGACAGTGAAGACGCCACTCCGAGAAAAAGCTTAAATTGGTTTTGGAATATTTTTGGCCGATAAATGAAGCCCTGTCTCATATTTCAACGCCTGCCTGCCGGCAGGCAGGGCTAGAACATGACTTAACCTCAAGGGTGGTTGACATAATGCCTATATAAAGTATCATAAACAGTAGCGCCTGAGAGGGCGTTTTAAATTAGAATTTATGAAATTAACGGATTATTTAAGAGATACTAAAGGAGAATTAAAGCATGTTAAATGGCCTTCCAAGAAGGATACTGTTCGGTTTACCATTGTTGTGATAGCGATATCAATTTTTGTCGCGCTTTATCTGGGTTTCTTTGATTTTATCTTCGGTTATATCATAGATAAATTGATTATTTAATCATCAAAATTCGTCTAGATGGATTATTTATTTTAAAAAAGATATGGCAAAACAGGAATTACAAACAGGAAGAAATTGGTATGCTATTCATACTTACGCCGGGTATGAGGATGC
This region of Patescibacteria group bacterium genomic DNA includes:
- the lepA gene encoding translation elongation factor 4 encodes the protein METKNIRNFSIIAHIDHGKSTLADRLIDKTNAVEKRKMREQVLDVMELERERGITIKMQPVRMSYKLQDTNYQLNLIDTPGHIDFSYEVSRALKAVEGTILLVDATQGVQAQTFSTLEMAEKSGLVIIPVLNKIDMPAARVDVVLKEVMDLLGCDEKDVLKVSAKTGEGVDELIAEIIKRIPAPVHGSESGSRALVFDFEYSNHQGVIVYARVTDGSFKKGDELVLIAGKEKFIAGEVGIFTPERKEISILNEGETGYIVTNIKKPNVAVVGDTVTSFKKPLPPLSGYFKPSPVVWASIYPEGQDDFDDLKQALMKLSLSDSSLEFEEETQGALGRGFRCGFLGMLHLEIVLERLKREFSLDLITASPTISYEVEFVSGKKEIIRSPIFFPETHLIKKVFEPWVNFEIITTSEKVGDIMKLCYEHEALVADTNQFGKERISMNGEMPLRELMRGFFDKLKSVSSGYASISYKIGDMREADVVKLEILVADEPIVAFTKIISRRRVNIEAEEAVEKLHKILPRQLFVIKIQAKALGRIISSRAISAMKKDVTGYLYGGDISRKKKLWEKQKKGKKKKEAFSKVNIPQEVFLKMMKS
- a CDS encoding septum formation initiator family protein — encoded protein: MREFQQRRILRRLMYSNVSIFFLLVIFIFFIFSIADVYNKSREAIKKNEEVSSELNDIKSKKDYFEAEIDRLNTNAGIEDELRDKFQIAKPGERVIIIVDDKKDDSEDATPRKSLNWFWNIFGR
- the secE gene encoding preprotein translocase subunit SecE, whose amino-acid sequence is MKLTDYLRDTKGELKHVKWPSKKDTVRFTIVVIAISIFVALYLGFFDFIFGYIIDKLII